In Acinonyx jubatus isolate Ajub_Pintada_27869175 chromosome A3, VMU_Ajub_asm_v1.0, whole genome shotgun sequence, a genomic segment contains:
- the LOC106965621 gene encoding cystatin-13-like has product MARLCQSLLLLVATVALVSGSVHAWGRPKVVRKFQDIPETYVYVQQALWFAMKEFNKTSKDRYSYKVVKVLKSQEQVTESLDYFLEVKIARTMCKKISGENENCLLQQDPQMQKMFYCTFIVATKPWKFEFTMLKKQCKEV; this is encoded by the exons ATGGCCAGACTCTGCCAGAGCCTGCTGCTCCTGGTGGCCACTGTGGCCCTTGTATCTGGAAGTGTTCATGCCTGGGGCAGGCCAAAGGTGGTGAGGAAATTCCAAGACATCCCTGAAACCTACGTCTATGTGCAACAAGCACTGTGGTTTGCCATGAAAGAATTTAATAAGACCAGCAAAGACAGGTACAGCTACAAGGTGGTGAAGGTCCTGAAATCCCAGGAGCAG GTCACAGAGAGTTTGGATTACTTTCTTGAAGTCAAAATTGCCCGAACAATGTGCAAGAAAAtttcaggagaaaatgaaaactgctTATTACAACAGGACCCCCAAATGCAAAAG atgttttattgCACCTTTATTGTTGCAACCAAACCTTGGAAATTTGAGTTCACTATGCTGAAGAAACAATGCAAAGAGGTCTAA